The following are from one region of the Knoellia sp. p5-6-4 genome:
- a CDS encoding exonuclease SbcCD subunit D, which translates to MRLIHTSDWHLGRSFHQVGLLDAQAAFIDHLVETVRAESVDAVLVSGDVYDRALPAPDTVELLSEAVTRLIDTGAQVVLSSGNHDSAIRLGFAARLLERSGLHIRSSVGSIGRPVLVDGVAIYPLPYLEPSIAAEPLGAGERTHAGVLAAAMERVRADLAQRPGPSVVMAHAFVGGGATSDSERDITVGGVAMVHPRVFDGADYVALGHLHGRQQIDETVRYSGSPVAMSFSEASHTKGSWVVDLDSSGVRCEQLQAPVLRPLALLRGDLADLLERPEHAHAEKAWCQVTLTDAVRPLGAMEQVRRRFPHTLSLQFDPQGAPVPVSSYAARVAARSEVDVCCDFLAHVRSGHAATAAEREVIAGAVEAARLARADHDDEGAAAVPAGARGEGVA; encoded by the coding sequence CCACCTCGTCGAGACGGTGCGGGCCGAGTCGGTCGACGCCGTGCTGGTCTCCGGCGACGTCTACGACCGGGCGCTGCCGGCCCCCGACACGGTCGAGCTGCTGTCCGAGGCGGTCACCCGGCTCATCGACACGGGCGCCCAGGTGGTGCTCTCCAGCGGCAACCACGACTCGGCGATCCGGCTCGGCTTCGCCGCGCGGCTGCTCGAGCGGTCGGGTCTGCACATCCGCTCGTCGGTCGGCTCCATCGGCCGACCCGTGCTCGTCGACGGCGTCGCGATCTACCCGCTCCCCTACCTCGAGCCCTCCATCGCCGCCGAACCCCTCGGGGCCGGTGAGCGCACGCACGCCGGCGTGCTCGCCGCCGCCATGGAGCGGGTGCGCGCCGACCTCGCCCAGCGGCCGGGACCGTCGGTGGTGATGGCCCACGCGTTCGTGGGCGGCGGGGCCACCAGCGACTCCGAGCGCGACATCACCGTCGGCGGCGTGGCCATGGTGCACCCCCGCGTCTTCGACGGCGCCGACTACGTCGCCCTGGGCCACCTTCACGGCCGGCAGCAGATCGACGAGACGGTGCGCTACTCGGGCTCCCCCGTGGCCATGTCCTTCAGCGAGGCGTCGCACACCAAAGGCTCGTGGGTCGTCGACCTCGACTCCTCAGGGGTGCGCTGCGAGCAGCTCCAGGCGCCGGTGCTGCGGCCCCTCGCCCTGCTGCGCGGCGACCTCGCCGACCTGCTCGAGCGGCCCGAGCACGCCCACGCCGAGAAGGCCTGGTGCCAGGTGACCCTCACCGACGCGGTGCGCCCGCTCGGCGCCATGGAGCAGGTGCGGCGCCGCTTCCCCCACACGCTGTCGCTGCAGTTCGACCCGCAGGGCGCCCCGGTGCCGGTGAGCTCGTATGCCGCCCGCGTCGCGGCCCGCTCGGAGGTGGACGTCTGCTGCGACTTCCTCGCCCACGTGCGGTCCGGGCACGCGGCGACCGCGGCCGAGCGGGAGGTCATCGCCGGCGCGGTGGAGGCGGCCCGGCTCGCCCGCGCCGACCACGACGACGAGGGCGCTGCCGCCGTGCCTGCCGGGGCGCGAGGGGAGGGCGTGGCATGA
- a CDS encoding SMC family ATPase has translation MRLHRLSVTAFGPFAGTVDIDFDEISSAGLFLIRGATGAGKTSILDAICFALYADVPGARPSGRSLRSDHAPRDVVPEVTVEFTASRRRFRVTRSPEFMRPKRRGDGETKSPARVVLHEQVDGTWVGKDNRHDDVAAVLREVLGMGLEQFSKVVLLPQGEFAAFLRATPEARREVLERLFDVSSYAAVEDWLASERRRTADELAGHQRGLATDLARLADAVADAPVEALADLPDWRELEPHQVGEQCPRLQAVLEAHAAQALAALDAATTSATAATTRLQEAEQAIALQERACTASARLAELDAGGPLHQQARDALAAAARAAAVGGELRALERADSTLCSAAAAAEQSAVSLAPFGLNDRGLDGVAAWTDRLVAQEDGLAEAVRLERAVAERARRRSGLEAKAIAAETSATTLAGTEAGLEQACVEAELRLAEARAAAAALEGLASRLRDAEHVLRVRLEHEEASAARVGLAERVSLTRTHEQERREHLLDLREARLANMAGELAEHLSSGDPCPVCGSGEHPSPAVRTVEVTPDDVAVAEAAWTAAQRQHAALERELVAADTAAAARLELLGSPPPSVETLREAVAVTRSEVEQMGLLARRATALEEALSSARAERASLASRVEALRSEAVGARATLDELERAQTEELETLRSLLETHTRLCPCAASTADTPGADEVGEAEAAVALAAHRRTTLAAQRHVDALRVLAAATESRQAASDAAETSLAADGFTDPGEARAAALPADETTRLQRLCDDYVRARTEAQAVLADPAVQAAAEVEPPDVESLRGLAAQAHSELLQAKDAETLARRTLAAVTRLAADLVRQCEELGPLAERHALVRDLADTFAGTGGNNALRMRLSAFVLAARLEKVAELANERLAVMGDGRYRLQHSDDLAARGARSGLGLRVQDLWTGQTRDTSTLSGGEAFMASLALALGLADAVREESGGFDLQTLFVDEGFGTLDDESLEHVMGVLDGLQEGGRAVGVVSHVAELRTRIPCQVTVHKTESGSTVRVSTAAGSETAA, from the coding sequence ATGAGGCTGCACCGGCTGTCGGTCACCGCCTTCGGCCCCTTCGCCGGCACGGTCGACATCGACTTCGACGAGATCTCCTCCGCCGGCCTGTTCCTCATCCGGGGCGCCACGGGGGCCGGCAAGACCAGCATCCTCGACGCGATCTGCTTCGCCCTGTACGCCGACGTCCCCGGCGCCCGCCCGTCGGGCCGGTCGCTGCGCAGCGACCATGCGCCACGGGACGTCGTGCCCGAGGTCACCGTGGAGTTCACGGCCTCCCGTCGCCGGTTCCGGGTGACCCGCTCACCGGAGTTCATGCGGCCCAAGCGGCGCGGCGACGGCGAGACGAAGTCGCCCGCACGGGTGGTGCTGCACGAGCAGGTCGACGGCACGTGGGTCGGCAAGGACAACCGCCACGACGACGTGGCCGCGGTGCTGCGCGAGGTGCTCGGCATGGGCCTCGAGCAGTTCAGCAAGGTGGTGCTGCTGCCGCAGGGCGAGTTCGCCGCCTTCCTGCGGGCCACGCCGGAGGCTCGACGCGAGGTGCTCGAGCGCCTCTTCGACGTCTCGTCCTACGCCGCGGTCGAGGACTGGCTGGCCTCCGAGCGCCGTCGCACCGCCGATGAGCTGGCCGGCCACCAGCGAGGGCTGGCCACCGACCTGGCGCGCCTCGCCGACGCCGTGGCCGACGCGCCGGTCGAGGCCCTGGCCGACCTCCCCGACTGGCGAGAGCTCGAGCCGCACCAGGTGGGCGAGCAGTGCCCGCGCCTGCAGGCCGTGCTCGAAGCCCACGCCGCGCAGGCTCTCGCTGCCCTCGACGCCGCGACGACCTCGGCGACCGCGGCGACCACCCGCCTGCAGGAGGCCGAGCAGGCCATCGCCCTGCAGGAGCGCGCCTGCACCGCCTCGGCGAGGCTCGCCGAGCTCGACGCCGGCGGTCCCCTGCACCAGCAGGCCCGCGACGCCCTGGCCGCCGCCGCGCGGGCGGCGGCGGTGGGAGGAGAGCTGCGGGCCTTGGAGCGGGCCGACTCCACCCTGTGTTCCGCAGCAGCCGCGGCCGAGCAGAGCGCTGTGTCCCTTGCCCCCTTCGGGCTGAACGACCGCGGTCTCGACGGGGTGGCCGCCTGGACCGACCGGCTCGTCGCCCAGGAGGACGGCCTCGCCGAGGCCGTGCGCCTCGAGCGTGCGGTGGCCGAGCGAGCTCGGCGCCGGTCGGGTCTCGAGGCCAAGGCCATCGCGGCCGAGACGTCGGCGACCACGCTCGCCGGCACCGAGGCTGGGCTGGAGCAGGCGTGTGTCGAGGCCGAGCTCCGGCTCGCCGAGGCCAGGGCGGCGGCCGCAGCGCTCGAAGGCCTGGCGTCGCGGTTGCGCGACGCCGAGCACGTGCTGCGCGTCCGCCTCGAGCACGAGGAGGCATCGGCTGCTCGCGTCGGGCTGGCGGAGCGGGTCAGCCTGACCCGGACGCACGAGCAGGAGCGACGCGAGCACCTGCTCGACCTGCGCGAGGCCCGGCTGGCCAACATGGCCGGCGAGCTGGCCGAGCACCTCTCCTCCGGCGACCCCTGCCCGGTGTGTGGCTCCGGTGAGCACCCGAGCCCGGCCGTCCGCACGGTCGAGGTCACGCCCGACGACGTCGCGGTGGCGGAGGCGGCCTGGACCGCAGCGCAGCGGCAGCACGCCGCCCTCGAGCGGGAGCTGGTGGCCGCCGACACGGCGGCTGCAGCCCGCCTCGAGCTGCTCGGCTCGCCGCCGCCGTCGGTCGAGACCCTCCGCGAGGCAGTGGCCGTGACCCGCTCGGAGGTGGAGCAGATGGGTCTGCTGGCGAGGCGGGCCACCGCACTCGAGGAGGCCCTGTCATCGGCGCGCGCCGAGCGCGCGTCGCTGGCAAGCCGGGTGGAGGCGCTGCGGTCCGAGGCGGTCGGCGCTCGGGCCACGCTCGACGAGCTCGAGCGGGCGCAGACCGAGGAGCTCGAGACGCTGCGTTCGCTGCTCGAGACGCACACCCGACTCTGCCCGTGCGCCGCGTCCACGGCCGACACACCGGGTGCCGACGAGGTCGGCGAGGCCGAGGCCGCCGTCGCCCTCGCCGCCCACCGGAGGACGACGCTTGCCGCGCAACGCCACGTGGACGCGCTGCGGGTGCTCGCTGCCGCCACCGAGTCCCGGCAGGCGGCGTCCGACGCGGCAGAGACGTCCCTGGCCGCAGACGGGTTCACCGACCCGGGTGAAGCGCGGGCAGCCGCCCTCCCGGCCGACGAGACCACCCGGCTGCAGCGACTGTGCGACGACTACGTCCGCGCCCGCACCGAAGCCCAGGCCGTGCTCGCCGACCCCGCGGTGCAGGCAGCCGCTGAGGTCGAGCCGCCCGACGTCGAGTCCCTGCGCGGGCTGGCCGCCCAGGCGCACAGCGAGCTGCTCCAGGCCAAGGACGCCGAGACCCTGGCACGTCGCACCCTAGCCGCCGTCACCCGGCTCGCAGCAGACCTCGTGCGTCAGTGCGAGGAGCTCGGCCCCCTGGCGGAGCGCCATGCGCTGGTGCGCGACCTCGCCGACACCTTCGCCGGCACGGGCGGCAACAACGCCCTGCGGATGCGCCTGTCGGCCTTCGTGCTGGCCGCCCGCCTCGAGAAGGTCGCCGAGCTCGCCAACGAGCGGCTGGCCGTCATGGGCGACGGCCGCTACCGTCTCCAGCACTCCGACGACCTCGCGGCTCGCGGCGCCCGCAGCGGCCTCGGCCTCAGGGTGCAGGACCTGTGGACGGGCCAGACCCGCGACACCTCGACGCTGTCCGGTGGCGAGG